A section of the Verrucomicrobiota bacterium genome encodes:
- a CDS encoding MFS transporter produces the protein MSNSNQNVASPNAMRLLWAGFMAILAAGVGFAIRGGIIDNWGSEYGFNATQLGAINGAGFSGFCFGIIVGGVICDKLGYGKLVILAFALHVLSAVVTFTASGPGAYNALYWGMFLFAYANGTLEAVANPLVATLFPNKRTHYLNILHASWPAGLVIGSALGWVLDDKMKLSWQLQLSLYLIPTLIYGIMFLGQHMPKSEASEKGLSMGEMFKDVGLIGTLIVCYLLTLFCQNALKLPAGVAYGLSGAMLIVVAIITRFSFGSMLLFVLFITHALVGAVELGTDGWIQNITGNLFTSEQGKYLFMWTSAIMFSLRFCADFIEKRLGLSPIGLLLVCAVLACVGLNLASRMTSFGVALLALSIYAVGKTFFWPTMLAVASDRFPRTGAVAISIMGGIGMLSAGMIGSPGLGYAKDRFTGEDLKKADAAVFNTYKAETPSKFLTFDEIYGLDGKKFGEITTKLAKEREAIEKSGGDVSKASERLSPDEKKVHDASISGDRRTLVADSVIPAIMAAIYLGIMLYFKAIGGYKAVHIDAANSQAKQA, from the coding sequence ATGAGCAACTCGAATCAGAATGTCGCCTCACCCAACGCGATGCGGCTGCTATGGGCAGGATTCATGGCGATTCTCGCCGCCGGCGTCGGTTTTGCTATTCGTGGCGGCATTATCGACAATTGGGGAAGTGAGTATGGTTTTAACGCGACCCAGTTGGGGGCCATCAACGGCGCTGGTTTTTCCGGGTTCTGTTTCGGGATCATCGTCGGCGGTGTGATTTGCGACAAACTTGGATACGGCAAGCTGGTGATTCTCGCCTTCGCGCTCCATGTCCTGTCTGCGGTGGTCACTTTCACCGCATCGGGTCCCGGCGCCTACAACGCACTTTACTGGGGTATGTTCCTTTTCGCCTATGCGAACGGCACTCTGGAAGCTGTTGCCAATCCTTTGGTAGCCACTCTGTTTCCAAACAAACGAACCCATTATCTCAATATTCTCCACGCCAGCTGGCCGGCGGGTTTGGTCATCGGCAGCGCCCTGGGTTGGGTGCTTGACGACAAGATGAAATTGAGTTGGCAGCTGCAGCTCTCGCTCTATCTGATCCCCACTTTGATTTACGGCATCATGTTCCTGGGCCAGCATATGCCCAAATCTGAAGCCTCGGAAAAGGGGTTGAGCATGGGCGAGATGTTTAAGGATGTGGGACTCATCGGCACGTTGATCGTGTGTTACCTGCTCACGCTTTTCTGCCAGAACGCGCTCAAGCTGCCGGCCGGTGTGGCCTACGGCCTCTCCGGGGCGATGTTGATCGTCGTCGCGATCATCACGAGATTCTCCTTCGGCTCCATGCTGTTGTTCGTGTTGTTCATTACCCACGCATTGGTGGGTGCCGTGGAGCTTGGGACCGACGGTTGGATTCAGAATATCACGGGGAACTTGTTTACTTCGGAGCAAGGCAAGTACTTGTTTATGTGGACCTCGGCGATCATGTTCAGCTTGCGCTTCTGTGCCGACTTCATCGAGAAGCGTCTTGGATTATCGCCCATTGGACTGCTCCTTGTCTGCGCCGTGCTGGCTTGTGTTGGGCTTAATCTGGCCAGCAGAATGACCTCGTTCGGGGTCGCTTTGTTGGCGCTTAGTATTTATGCCGTGGGCAAGACGTTTTTCTGGCCGACGATGCTGGCGGTGGCTTCGGATCGATTCCCACGCACAGGTGCCGTCGCTATCAGTATCATGGGCGGCATCGGGATGCTTTCGGCGGGCATGATTGGGTCGCCAGGCCTGGGTTATGCCAAAGATCGTTTCACGGGCGAGGACTTGAAGAAGGCGGATGCCGCAGTTTTCAATACCTACAAGGCGGAGACCCCCAGCAAGTTTCTAACCTTTGATGAGATTTATGGTCTGGATGGCAAGAAGTTCGGTGAGATCACCACGAAACTTGCCAAAGAACGCGAGGCGATCGAGAAGAGCGGAGGGGACGTTTCGAAAGCCTCGGAGCGTCTATCCCCTGACGAAAAGAAGGTTCATGACGCCAGTATCTCGGGCGATCGTCGCACACTCGTGGCCGATTCAGTCATTCCCGCCATCATGGCCGCGATCTACCTTGGCATCATGCTTTATTTCAAAGCGATTGGTGGTTACAAAGCGGTTCACATCGATGCTGCGAATTCCCAGGCAAAACAAGCCTGA
- the nadA gene encoding quinolinate synthase NadA — protein MHAAPASSAPTPAREGPGVRPGPNLKGPSSDPLTREIRELKRQLNAVILAHNYQVSEIQDVADFVGDSLGLSQQAAKTPAEVIVFCGVHFMAETAKILNPHKTVLLPDLEAGCSLEASCPADSLAALQARNPNFYTIAYINCSAAVKALSDVICTSGNAVRIVERAPRDHDLLFVPDENLGAWVMEQTGRPMTLWKGNCYVHVEFTHASISRIRRDHPAAPLVAHPECTRAVRLLADVVCSTEKMVDYCRHSPAASIIVATEAGMLHRLQKECPDKSFIPAPTDHCRCNECRFMKMNTLEKLRDCMRNGAPEVRLNPDVLQRARAPIDRMLEWSAVPLANAG, from the coding sequence ATGCATGCCGCACCGGCATCGTCAGCTCCGACGCCCGCCCGCGAGGGACCCGGAGTGCGTCCCGGCCCGAATCTCAAGGGACCCTCCTCCGATCCGTTGACAAGGGAGATCCGGGAGCTGAAGCGCCAACTGAACGCGGTCATCCTGGCCCACAATTATCAAGTGTCCGAGATTCAGGACGTCGCGGATTTTGTCGGAGATTCGCTGGGACTTTCACAACAAGCCGCGAAAACGCCCGCCGAAGTCATCGTCTTCTGCGGCGTGCATTTCATGGCGGAGACGGCTAAGATCCTGAATCCACACAAGACCGTGCTCCTGCCGGATCTCGAAGCGGGATGCTCGCTTGAGGCGAGCTGTCCGGCCGATTCATTGGCGGCTCTCCAAGCCCGCAATCCGAATTTTTACACCATCGCCTACATCAACTGCAGCGCCGCGGTGAAGGCGTTGAGCGACGTCATTTGCACGAGCGGCAACGCGGTTCGCATCGTGGAAAGAGCCCCTCGCGATCACGATTTGCTTTTCGTGCCCGATGAAAACCTGGGCGCCTGGGTCATGGAACAGACCGGGCGGCCGATGACGCTTTGGAAGGGCAACTGCTACGTTCATGTGGAATTCACCCACGCCAGCATCAGCCGCATCCGGCGTGACCATCCCGCAGCGCCCCTGGTCGCGCATCCGGAATGCACCCGCGCCGTGCGATTGCTGGCCGACGTCGTGTGCTCGACGGAGAAGATGGTGGATTATTGCCGGCACAGCCCGGCTGCTTCCATCATCGTCGCCACGGAAGCGGGAATGCTGCACCGGTTGCAAAAGGAGTGCCCGGACAAGTCGTTCATTCCCGCTCCCACGGACCATTGCCGCTGCAACGAGTGCCGGTTCATGAAGATGAACACGCTGGAAAAGCTTCGCGATTGCATGCGGAACGGGGCTCCGGAAGTTCGATTGAACCCGGACGTTTTGCAGCGCGCCCGCGCACCCATCGACCGCATGCTGGAGTGGTCCGCCGTCCCGCTGGCGAATGCGGGTTGA
- a CDS encoding PKD domain-containing protein → MNVALRAFLGGSSFLCALSAVQALERPGVEFKIYQFPPDQIPRIDGDARDWEMVPKEYHIGIDQLSDTVGGKGTRFDRTDLDVTVRVGWVKGLSQLYFLYEASDDFWDFAKTDLHNDIFELVIDGDLSGGPFIKHMHPVLKDDHAKAHFSFHGVHAQNYHIFTPWEGKEWTMVWGCQPWIKDLPYANAAQKHNLRPGQSGKLVLEFWVTPFDYAPADGPERAVVSKLAENAIIGMSWSILDYDDEKAERFKSFWNLSHKTTMYGNASDLCAFRLMPLEARWRKPIDAQWQFQVMDASKRKVAFLDESTGNITGWKWDFGDGKTSTDRHPIHVYEKGGEFTVTLWVEGPEGNSRRAKVWDLFLE, encoded by the coding sequence ATGAATGTTGCCCTACGCGCCTTCCTTGGAGGATCCTCCTTCCTCTGCGCTCTCTCGGCGGTCCAGGCCCTGGAACGTCCAGGAGTCGAATTCAAAATCTATCAATTTCCGCCGGACCAAATTCCGCGCATCGACGGGGACGCGCGCGATTGGGAGATGGTGCCGAAGGAATACCACATCGGCATCGATCAACTTTCCGATACCGTGGGCGGCAAAGGCACGCGATTCGACCGGACCGATCTTGATGTGACCGTGCGGGTCGGCTGGGTCAAAGGACTTTCCCAGCTCTATTTCCTCTACGAGGCCTCGGATGATTTCTGGGATTTTGCCAAGACCGATCTGCACAACGACATCTTCGAGCTGGTCATCGATGGAGACCTTTCCGGCGGGCCCTTCATCAAGCACATGCATCCGGTGCTGAAGGACGATCACGCCAAGGCGCACTTTTCGTTCCACGGCGTGCATGCCCAAAACTACCACATCTTCACGCCCTGGGAGGGCAAGGAATGGACCATGGTTTGGGGCTGTCAGCCGTGGATCAAAGACCTCCCTTACGCCAACGCCGCGCAGAAACACAACCTGCGTCCCGGACAAAGCGGAAAACTGGTGCTCGAGTTTTGGGTCACTCCTTTCGACTACGCCCCAGCCGACGGGCCTGAACGCGCCGTGGTTTCCAAACTGGCGGAAAACGCCATCATCGGCATGTCGTGGTCCATCCTGGATTACGACGACGAAAAGGCGGAGCGGTTCAAGTCCTTCTGGAACCTGTCCCACAAGACGACGATGTACGGCAACGCGTCGGATCTTTGCGCGTTTCGCCTCATGCCGCTGGAGGCGCGGTGGAGAAAACCCATCGACGCTCAATGGCAGTTCCAAGTCATGGACGCTTCGAAAAGGAAGGTGGCCTTCCTCGATGAATCCACCGGGAACATCACCGGATGGAAATGGGACTTCGGCGACGGGAAGACTTCGACGGATCGCCATCCGATCCACGTGTATGAGAAAGGCGGGGAGTTTACCGTGACCCTCTGGGTGGAAGGGCCTGAAGGCAATTCGCGCCGGGCCAAAGTCTGGGATTTGTTCCTGGAGTAA
- the trxB gene encoding thioredoxin-disulfide reductase, producing MENIAIIGTGCAGLTAALYTARANLNPVVYAGLMPGGLLTTTSIVENFPGFPEGIDGFELMSRMQRQAERFGARIQYGTVEAVELGRQPFVLTVDGERVEAKSLIIASGAGHRHLGLESERLLEKKGVTYCATCDGALPMFRHQPLVVVGGGDSACEEATYLTRFASVVYLVHRRDSLRASRIMAERTLAHPKIKPVWDSVVADVLDVAKDQVTGVRLKHLKSGAESTLDCAGVFVAIGHVPNTEIFKGQLELDENGYVKMREGSRTSVEGVFVAGDCADHVYRQAITAAGMGCAAAIDAERYLAALA from the coding sequence ATGGAAAACATCGCCATCATCGGCACCGGCTGCGCGGGGTTGACGGCCGCGCTTTACACAGCTCGGGCAAACTTGAATCCAGTTGTGTATGCCGGCCTGATGCCAGGTGGCTTGCTGACGACCACCAGCATCGTGGAGAATTTTCCAGGCTTTCCCGAGGGCATCGACGGCTTCGAGCTGATGAGCCGGATGCAACGCCAGGCTGAACGGTTCGGCGCCCGCATCCAGTACGGCACCGTCGAAGCGGTGGAATTGGGACGCCAACCTTTCGTCCTGACCGTCGATGGCGAGCGGGTCGAAGCGAAGTCGCTCATCATTGCCAGCGGCGCCGGTCATCGTCATCTGGGATTGGAGAGCGAACGTCTGCTCGAGAAGAAGGGCGTGACCTATTGCGCGACGTGTGATGGCGCCCTCCCGATGTTCCGCCATCAACCGCTCGTGGTGGTGGGTGGAGGCGATTCCGCCTGCGAGGAAGCGACATACCTGACGCGTTTCGCCTCCGTCGTTTACTTGGTTCACCGGCGCGACTCCCTGCGCGCATCGCGGATCATGGCCGAACGGACGCTGGCCCATCCCAAGATCAAACCGGTGTGGGATTCGGTGGTTGCGGACGTTCTGGACGTGGCAAAAGATCAGGTTACCGGAGTGCGGCTGAAGCATTTGAAGTCCGGGGCGGAATCGACGCTGGACTGCGCCGGCGTGTTTGTGGCCATCGGGCATGTGCCGAACACGGAGATTTTCAAGGGCCAGTTGGAACTGGACGAGAACGGCTACGTCAAGATGCGGGAAGGCTCGCGCACCAGCGTCGAGGGCGTTTTCGTGGCCGGAGACTGCGCGGATCACGTTTACCGCCAGGCCATCACGGCGGCCGGCATGGGTTGCGCGGCCGCGATCGACGCGGAACGGTATCTGGCCGCCCTGGCGTGA
- a CDS encoding sigma-70 family RNA polymerase sigma factor, giving the protein MPQKVDYATVDDAALVAAAKEGDMRAFEELVSRHREKIYSRAYSMLRNEEEAIDLSQEAWVKAWQRLSQFQGESSFATWMTRITINLCLDELRKQKRTRSESMDQMEEESGGIDRHLPIMTVNPTEGMEREELRRQIDTAMGQLSHEHRTVLILHEFEELEYKQIAQRMDCSLGTVMSRLFYARRRLAGLLDALKKERKSP; this is encoded by the coding sequence ATGCCGCAGAAGGTCGATTACGCTACGGTGGACGACGCAGCCTTGGTCGCGGCGGCGAAGGAAGGCGACATGAGGGCCTTCGAGGAATTGGTGTCGCGCCATCGTGAGAAGATTTATTCCCGGGCCTACAGCATGCTGCGGAACGAGGAGGAGGCGATCGATCTTTCGCAGGAAGCGTGGGTCAAGGCATGGCAGAGGCTGAGCCAGTTCCAGGGCGAATCCAGTTTTGCCACTTGGATGACCCGGATCACAATCAACCTTTGCCTGGACGAGCTGAGGAAGCAGAAACGCACGCGCTCCGAGTCGATGGACCAGATGGAAGAAGAGTCTGGCGGAATTGACCGTCATCTGCCCATAATGACCGTGAACCCGACCGAAGGAATGGAGCGCGAGGAATTGCGCCGTCAAATCGACACGGCCATGGGACAGTTGTCTCACGAACATCGCACCGTGCTCATCTTGCACGAATTTGAAGAGTTGGAATACAAGCAGATCGCGCAGCGGATGGACTGCTCCCTCGGGACAGTCATGTCGCGCCTGTTCTACGCCCGGCGCCGCCTGGCCGGACTGCTGGACGCTTTGAAGAAAGAACGGAAATCCCCATGA
- a CDS encoding imidazoleglycerol-phosphate dehydratase, which translates to MAAKKQIERLAAIERITGETSIRIRLNLDGKGRSTISTRIPFFDHMLTLFAKHATIDLQLECRGDIEVDAHHTVEDCGIALGQAFLQALGDKKGVRRYGAGFDPRNPFTGESYVPMDECLARAVVDFCGRPTLIWRGLDAYRMKRLTRAERTQDMSSAFRFGLAKEFFQGFANEGRCAVHLELLYGDEPHHVVEALFKALARAVDFACQRDPRIDGMIPSTKGRL; encoded by the coding sequence ATGGCTGCCAAGAAACAAATCGAACGTCTCGCGGCGATCGAACGGATCACGGGCGAAACTTCCATCCGGATTCGATTGAATCTGGACGGCAAGGGTCGTTCAACCATCTCCACACGCATCCCGTTTTTCGATCACATGCTGACGCTGTTTGCAAAGCATGCCACGATCGATCTGCAACTGGAGTGCCGCGGGGACATCGAGGTGGATGCTCACCACACGGTGGAGGATTGTGGCATCGCCCTGGGGCAGGCCTTTCTTCAGGCGTTGGGCGACAAGAAGGGAGTACGGCGTTACGGGGCGGGTTTCGATCCGCGAAACCCTTTTACCGGCGAGTCTTATGTGCCGATGGACGAGTGCCTGGCCAGGGCGGTGGTGGACTTTTGCGGTCGACCGACCCTGATCTGGCGGGGTCTGGACGCTTACCGCATGAAGCGGCTGACGAGGGCGGAAAGGACCCAGGATATGTCTTCCGCGTTTCGCTTCGGGCTGGCCAAGGAGTTTTTCCAGGGATTTGCCAATGAAGGCCGGTGCGCCGTGCATCTGGAGCTCTTGTATGGTGATGAACCGCACCATGTTGTAGAAGCTTTATTCAAAGCCCTCGCGAGAGCGGTCGATTTCGCCTGCCAGCGCGACCCGAGGATTGACGGGATGATTCCCAGCACCAAAGGCAGGTTATGA
- a CDS encoding Gfo/Idh/MocA family oxidoreductase has translation MSQQRFNIAIVGLGFGVEFIPIWQKHPHTDCYAICQRNREKLDAVGDYFGVERRFDDFKALLKDPSVDAVHINSPIPDHAWMSIAALKAGKHVACTVPMATNIEDCRKITALAASTGLKYMMMETVVYSREYLFMKELLDQGDLGKLQFVQASHQQDMDGWPSYWPGLPPMWYATHCVGPVAGLIGQPAECVSCFGSGTIRKELAKEYGSPFAIETAHIKFRGSDVSARIIRSLFDTARQYRESIDVYGSKKSVEWPLVEHEPLVLHTAKRPEPKIPSPVKCPDFAKRLPKGIAKYTTQGVYDSKKKTHLSFTQGSGHGGSHPHLAHEFAMALAEGRDPFPNAKQSANWTCVGLCAHQSALKGGAIVKLPAFTI, from the coding sequence ATGAGCCAACAACGATTTAACATCGCCATCGTCGGTCTAGGCTTTGGTGTGGAGTTCATCCCCATTTGGCAGAAGCACCCCCACACCGATTGCTATGCCATCTGCCAGCGCAATCGGGAGAAGCTCGACGCGGTCGGTGATTATTTTGGCGTCGAGCGGCGTTTCGACGATTTTAAAGCGTTGCTGAAGGACCCCTCGGTGGACGCGGTGCATATCAACTCCCCGATTCCGGATCATGCCTGGATGTCCATCGCGGCGTTGAAAGCGGGCAAGCACGTGGCATGCACCGTGCCGATGGCCACCAACATCGAGGATTGCCGGAAGATCACGGCACTGGCGGCGAGCACGGGTTTGAAATACATGATGATGGAAACCGTGGTCTACAGCCGCGAGTACCTCTTCATGAAGGAACTGCTCGACCAGGGCGATCTGGGAAAACTGCAGTTCGTGCAAGCCAGCCATCAGCAGGACATGGACGGATGGCCGAGTTACTGGCCGGGGCTGCCTCCCATGTGGTACGCGACCCATTGCGTGGGTCCGGTGGCCGGCCTGATCGGGCAGCCCGCCGAATGCGTGAGCTGTTTCGGTTCGGGAACCATTCGCAAGGAACTGGCCAAGGAATACGGCTCTCCTTTCGCGATCGAGACCGCGCACATTAAATTCCGAGGTTCGGACGTGAGCGCCCGGATCATCCGGTCCTTGTTCGACACCGCGAGGCAATACCGAGAAAGCATTGACGTTTACGGTTCGAAAAAGTCCGTGGAATGGCCCCTCGTCGAACACGAGCCGCTCGTGCTCCATACCGCCAAGCGGCCGGAGCCCAAGATTCCGAGCCCGGTGAAGTGCCCTGATTTCGCCAAGCGCCTTCCGAAGGGCATCGCGAAATACACGACCCAGGGAGTGTACGACTCGAAGAAGAAGACCCACTTGAGTTTTACCCAGGGCAGCGGTCACGGCGGAAGCCACCCGCACCTGGCCCATGAGTTTGCCATGGCTCTGGCCGAGGGCCGCGATCCGTTCCCGAATGCGAAGCAGTCCGCCAACTGGACCTGTGTCGGGCTGTGCGCCCATCAATCGGCCTTGAAAGGCGGAGCGATCGTGAAGCTGCCCGCGTTTACCATTTAA
- a CDS encoding Rieske 2Fe-2S domain-containing protein: MRVDCVSAPATPSPARRIRVADSAEAHPGRTVAFEFEVAGRLRAGFAACHEGRWVAYENECRHIPLTLDYGDQRFFTADEKFFICQTHSALYDPFTGLCVRGPCEGDRLKPLRVDAEADGLWLQIPEN, translated from the coding sequence ATGCGGGTTGATTGCGTGTCTGCGCCTGCGACGCCATCCCCGGCTCGCCGGATCCGCGTGGCGGACTCGGCGGAAGCGCACCCCGGTCGCACGGTCGCGTTCGAGTTCGAAGTGGCGGGACGTTTGCGGGCCGGATTTGCCGCGTGCCACGAAGGCCGCTGGGTGGCTTACGAAAACGAATGCCGCCACATCCCGCTCACCCTCGATTACGGGGACCAACGATTTTTCACCGCCGACGAAAAGTTTTTCATCTGCCAGACGCATTCGGCCCTCTACGATCCCTTCACCGGGCTTTGCGTGCGAGGACCCTGTGAAGGCGACCGCTTGAAACCGTTGCGCGTGGATGCCGAAGCCGATGGATTATGGTTGCAGATTCCTGAAAACTAA